The window GAGGTTGTCGTACATTGTGATTTTATCAGGCAACATTAGAGCTTCCTTGTTCTGAATGTGCAAGTTTGTGGGAATATCATGATTGCCAGTCGAACGGAAAGCCTGCGCATGTTAGAAATCATATTGTCTCGCGCAGCTGGGGTCAAAGAGCTGAACGCTTACCATTTTGATCTTGACAAGAGCTTCATTGCAGTCGTCGAGCAGGTAGCGGGCCTTGCGGCTGTAGATGCGAACGACACCTAGCAGGAGCTGGCCGGAGAGACGGAGAGCTAAGGGGGCATCGTTGGGAGCGATAATGGCGTCGACACTGTCCTGGAGATTGTGCTGCAAAATCTGGACTTTCGATACCTTGCGCTCCTGGTTGGCAGATAGCCATGCCTTGGCCAAGGGGCCGGTGGCGCTGAGAAGCGTGCCCGACCAGAACATGGCGGCGACGGGAGTGCCGGGAGCAAGTGAGGTGGTTTACCGAGTGCAAGTGAATAATATACAGCTATGACTGGTTGTCGATCTCGAGCGTCGACGGCGGAGGGGTGCGCGGGGCAGACCGGTGTGGTTGCTGGAGATGACgatggtgggttgttgggttgtcagggtggcggaggagggtaaACAAGAAAGCGCGTGTTGCGTTGTTTGGTGAACGGGCGCGTGGACGAAGCGCCGTCTTCGGCTTTGGTGCCGACAGTTGCGCAAAATACCAAAAaatggcgatgatgttgtgaTAATTGTACCAGACAATGCAATGCGCGTCGGCCGGAGAAATCGCGATCGGGTCTGGGTGCGATGCGCTGGATGGAACAAAGGCGAATTGGTGAagaaagagggaggggacgtGGTTCGAGGGCCGGGTGAGTGTGGGAATTGCTTGCCGTTTGAAAATCGAGTTGCTGCGAAATTTGAGAGGCTGGGGACAGCTGCACCAGCCACAATCAATTAACCAGCCAACAGCGCGCCGAGCTGAGTCACGTGGCTTGGTGTCGCCTGTTGGACATCAGCCTTGGCGGATTACATCACCAGGCGATAGCCATCTTCGTCGCAAGTTGATGCGGCTTTCCCAACTTGCGCGTCATGGGTTTCGCAATTGCGGTCGAATATCCGTATCCCTCTCACTGTCTCCCAAGCAATCGACTCTCGACTCTCACATGATACATGATCAACTACTCGACAGTTCTTTCAAAGAAACTGGGACCagaccttcttcaacacaaGAAGAGCATAATTATCAGTTATCCCGGACTATCCTTCGCACTACCCATTTCTAGCTCGAAGACCCTTTTGTGTTACTGTCGGTCTTCAACTTTTCATCCTCTACGATGTGAGAAATGATGGCCGAAAGGTTGTCGCATTGAATTTCTGACCAATGGCAGCCTGCGTTTTATCTGCCACCCCTTTCAGCCTCATGACATCCCTGAAAAGTTGCCAAGGCCTTTTGGGAGTGGCCTGTGTGCCCCTGGAAGTCCGGCTGGTCGGTCCAGATGCAGACACGTTCCACAATGGTGGATGGCACCGCGACCTGGTCCAAGTTTCCACTTTGTATCCAACCAGACCACTGCCGTCCAACTCAAAAAGTTTCCCTCCCAGTGGATTCAAACCCAATTCCGCACGGAGTCTACGGATGTGGTGATGCCTCTCCCGTGATGCACTATTCTTGTTCAAACTTTTAGCTCCCCTGCTTTCATCCCTCCATCTGTCTGTCAGCCCAGCTCTATCGACCAACATtcgcccccttcctcacccccatcgCAACAGCCATTGATGTCTTTCGGTCTGGATCTCAGCTTTCGCTAGGGCCCGTTGCGCCCAGGCCAGGCATTTGGCATATCTACACGTCCTCCTGATCCTGAACACACCGCCAGAATCGAAATGGATCGCTTTACTCGAACGAATGGCGGCGATGCGCTGCCGATCTACCACAACTCCCCTGTGCCTGCGCAGCTCACCATACCTCAGGCCGGTGACCGCCCCCCATCTACCTCACCACGGACGACGTCTGCACAATCAAGAGTAGGAAGGGGAAACGTTCTTTTCATAATGTTGCGGCGCGATGGGCTAACTGTGTTTTACTAGAGCATTGCCAACGAATATTCATACCAAAGCCCCGCCGAAGTCGCATCTCGATTAAATACGTCGTTAACTCAAGGCCTGACGGCTGCGGAGGCCCTTTCAAGGCTACGCGACTATGGCCCAAACGAAATACCTCACGCCGAGCCTGAGCCATTATGGTTGCGGTTTCTCGGGCAGTTCAAAGAGCCCCTGattgtcttgctgctgtgctCGGCTGGGCTGTCATTGCTGGTAGGAAACATGGACGACGCTGTCAGCATCACAGTGGCGGTGACCATTGTGATTAGTGTGGGGTTCTTGCAAGAATATCGTTCCGAAAAGTCTATCGAGGCACTCAACCACTTGGTTCCGAACCATGCGCATCTTGTGCGGAAACAATCATCGGGTACGACCCCTGGGGCCCGCACCCCAAACGAACCGACGGCCGGCGCTTCAGGATTAGCGAcgcccgaggaggaggttctcGAGGCTACTTCATCAAAAGTCATGGCCGCCCAGCTTGTACCTGGTGACCTCGTTCTCTTCACCACTGGCGATCGTATCCCTGCCGACATTCGAGTCACCAAAGCTGCGGACTTGACCATCGACGCCTCGAACCTCACAGGAGAGAATGCACCTGTCAGGATCACAGCAGATGCTCGCCCCCGCCAAGGCTTCGCATCACCTGCCCCAGGCGATGCCAGCCTTCAGCTGCCTCGTCCAACTTTTGCGGCAGGCAATGCGGACGACAAGGGTCAAAATATTGCGTACATGGGAACACTGGTAAAATCCGGACATGGACAAGGAATTGTGTTTGCGACTGGAGGTGATACGCACTTTGGCACTATTGCCACCAGTGTCTCTGGAACTGAAAGCCCGCGGTcccctctccagctctccaTGGACGACCTAGGAGGCCAGCTGACACGCATGTCGTTTGGAATCATTGGTCTGATCTCCATATTTGGATGGTTGCAGGGAAAGAACCTGCTTGAAATATTCACCATCTCCGTCTCACTGGCTGTTGCGGCTATTCCTGAAGGTCTTCCCATCATTGTCACGGTCACCCTGGCTTTGGGTGTTCACCGGATGGCTAAACACAACGCCATTGTCCGTCGGATGCCGAAAGTTGAGACGCTGGGTTCTGTAAATGTGGTCTGCACAGACAAAACGGGAACACTGACAACGAATCATATGACAACGACCAAGATTTGGACATTTGGCAATGACGATGCCTTCAATGTTGATTCGGATGAAGAATTGACGGGAAAGGAGCCCGACGCTGCCACCCACAGGATCTTGCGCATTGGCAACATTGCCAACAATGCCCGTCCTGCGAGAAATCACAATGAAAATGGACCTGCTGCCAGAGCCGTCTTTTCCTCCACGCAACATAGAGGTCAAGGGTCGTCATCATACACCCGTTGGGTAGGACAGCCCACAGATGTTGCTATGCTTGACCTGTTGGATCGGTTCAGTTTACATGACGTCCGTGACTCCCTTGGACCTCGAGTTGCTGAGACGCCATTCAGCTCTGAGCGCAAGTGGATGGGCGTCGTCATTGCAGACGGAGATAAGGAACATGCATATATGAAGGGTGCGATTGATCGAGTCCTCGACACTTGCGATACATACGTGACAGATGATGGGCGGGAGTTCGTCATGGATGCTGGTCGCAGGGAAGAGGCTATACAGGCAGCCGAGAAGATGGCTAGGCAAGGCCTCCGTGTCCTTGCTTTTGCCAATGGTCCGGTAAATAAGTCTGCTAGGAGCAAGGCTGCCAGGAGTACCACTCCGAATGGCCGGGAAAGTCCAAATGCTGTTGGCGCTGTTGAAGAGCAGTACCGGGGACTTACTTTTGCCGGACTTGTAGGCATGAGTGATCCCCCTCGGCCTGGTGTCGGCCGCTCTATCAGAAAACTGATGCGAGGCTGTGTCAAGGTTATCATGATTACTGGCGACGGCGAATCAACCGCTTTGGCGATTGGCAAGCAATTGGGAATGGCGGTCGCCGTTCCCACAGAACACTCTTCGAATCAGATCACCGTCAAGCCAGTATTGCGGGGTGATGAGCTTGACGAGATGTCCGATGAAGATCTTGCTCGAGCTTTGGATCACACCACTATCTTTGCCCGCACCACCCCCGAACACAAAATGAAGATCATTCGCGCTCTCCAGTCTCGTGGTGATATTGTCGCCATGACGGGAGATGGAGTCAACGATGCACCTGCCCTCAAAAAGGCGGATATCGGCATTGCCATGGGCATGCATGGAACTGACGTCGCCAAAGAGGCGGCTGATATGATTCTAACGGACGACGACTTCTCTACTATTCTTCACGCTAtcgaggagggcaaggccatcttcaacaatATTCAGAACTTCCTCACCTTCCAGCTGAGCACAAGCGCGGCCGGCCTCTCTCTTGTCTTGATCTGCACCGCTTTGGGGTTCAAGTCTCCATTGAACGCGATGCAGATTCTGTGGATCAGTAAGCACCCCCTTCGACGCCTTTTCAGTCACTTCGATCACTAACACAGTACAACAGACATCATAATGGATGGGCCTCCGGCGCAATCCCTCGGCGTCGAAGCTGTAGACAAGGACGTTATGAAccgccctccccgccgccgtAACGACGCGGTCCTTACTCGCCCGTTGGTTTCTCGCGTGTTGACCCAAGCGTTTGTCATTATGGTTGGCACGATGCTGGTTTACACTCACGAAATGCAAGACGGCATCGTCACCCGTCGGGACACCACCATGACCTTCACCGCTTTTGTCATGTTTGACATGTTCAACGCTCTTGCTTGCCGTTCCGAATCGAAATCGATCTTGAGAGGAGAAGTTGGGCTGTTCAGCAACACTCTGTTCAACTGGGCCGTGAGCTTGAGTATGTTGGggcagctgctggtgatTTACTTCCCTTGGCTGCAGGAGGTGTTCCAGACGGAGGcgctggggtggagggatcTGGCgaagctggtggtgctgtgtaGCACTGTGTTctgggtggatgaggggaggaAGTGGTTGAAGtatgggaagaggaagattgggttgggtgggaggacAGGGGGTGGGTATAGTCAGGCTGTGTGATGACATTGAAtattgggatgggatggtttGTTTTAAaggggggatggcggggtcgGTGGTCTTAATAATTATCATTGGTGAAATGAACATGTATACATGAGCATTGCGGTGAATTGGCATCCAAAGAAGCATTGTCCCCTTGGGTTTGGGGACGGACGGGGGGGTTATAAGGGGTTGGATGGATACGGCGGGTTGTGGTAATAgacttgggggtggggattGGAGAGGCGGGCTTTTTTGTATAATTATGGATGAATATTACATTGATGTGTATGAAAGTCGCTGTGCCGGTGGCTTTTGCGGCGTGTCCAGATGTATAGAGCTGTGTTGAGCCTCCAACAAGGGCAGTGGACGACCTGTCTCTATCACTTGATGTTGTCTACCAGTTGTTCTCTTCTTGTAATGTTTCCACGGAATCAGGATGCAGGGGCGGAGATGTGTTTCCACTTTTAGAGAGTATTTGATGTAACCGAAGGAACTTTGGAGTTGGTCTGCTCGATGATTTTCCAGTATCATTGAGGTGAAGGTTCGGGCTACGGGAGCGGCTCGGCCATGCATAAGGTAACAGTCTGCCTTCATGCatctggagaggaaggagtgTACCGAGGATTCCGACAACTTCATCAGAACCATCACAAGCTCCAAAGGTCGACTTATCACGGGCAGGGATGCGTGAGACGATTGTGTCGAGCATTCACCTATCTAGTATTGTCCGTTTTCATCTTGTTCTCTCTGAATCAGACGCTTCGCCATCCGTGGAACTGAGCAGGCAGCTGATTTCAGAGTAACAGGTCACTGCACCTATGCAATACCTGGCTACTGCGACGATCCGGTCCCAGCTGGTCTCGAAAAGGTCAGTGATGGACGATGGGCATACCGGTGCCCTCACGCATGGAGGTTTCTGCTTGGGGAAGAATGCGAAGATAATTGCAGCATGCTTCTCTTCGTGGACGACGCGAGAAGCCACGAGATATCCAGTCTTCCGCAGGCTCTCCAATATTGGCCTGAacagtggaggagggagcaaAACTGGCGCTACGCGGCCGAAATGATGCAGCAGGAAAGTTCTTCTAAGGAGCCTGAGACAGCTGATAGCCTCGCGGGGAGTCTGTCCATGGTATCTACTCAACATGGTTGGGGGTACGTTGTTGTCATAACAAAGCCAGAATTCTTCTTGCTTGCTAACTTCGAATCTAGCGACTTTGGAAGCCGGAGTTCCGGGAAGAGAAACTATTCTGCTCTTCTGACACCAGTCTCAACCGTGCCATCCACAGTCAAGGACGATTTGAGGAACAGTTCACGtcagaagcagcagcccaGTCCGGCCAGATCTCGCGATGAACTTGACAGCGTCATGCGAATGGCGACGGGAGCTCGTGCAAGGAGAGCAAAGGCAGAAGATGAGGGAGCCGAAGCTAGAAAGGAGATGAATGAAGCTCGacagaagatggaggaagcCGAGAACAAAATCCAGCAAGCTGGCCTGGAAGCTAAGAAagctgacgaggaggaaatcaCGGCGCTGAAGAGAGTGACTGAGCTGGCATTGGCGCGGATTGGTTTGATGGAAGAGCGGGTAAATCCAAAGAAGGAACAAGACTCGGGATGGTGATTGAACTTGGTAGCCTCACCCCTAGGGATTCTTCTCTGGGATGATGGGCGGCGAGTTGCTCCGTGGCCGATGAGGATTCCCTGCTCTATTACCACCTAGATTTAGATGACATGGAAAGTCTGTACTATGAAAAAAGGTTACTCAATAACTTTCTCATTTGTCGACGATTGTCACATTCGTAGATGTACCTTAGTTACCCAAGATTGCCACCGAGAGGAACCCTAACCCCGAACCTGCCGCAATTCCTATGGGATTGGCGATATCCAGGTACGTGATGGACACTGTCTGATGGCATGACATATAGTTTCCTCAGATCTTTTTTCAGATGAATCTCAACTCATCATCTTATGTTTCTGTTCTGAGGCCACCTGGAATTTGTTGCGACCCACAACCACTTACACTGGCTGGTCAAATTCCAGATTCGGTGACGGATCCACCGACTTCGGGAAGTTGTGgaacccccttttcttggTATCTGCCAAGATATTTGTAAACAAGCGCAAGAGGGGAATAGGGGCTTCAGAGACTCGTGCAGGCTGTGGCATATCTGTTGGGGTCCAGTAGCTGTTGTAGTAAACTGAATTAAAACAGACCAAGTATCACAGATTGTGTATTGTCATTACTATGAATTTCTACACCATAGATGTCAAAATGTTCACCCTGAAGCTGTTGCCATAGCAACCATTGTTCCTCTTTGCGAAACCCCCTTTTCGCATATCTTAACTAGGTCTCTGAGCAAAAGAATATCCCTCTGGCAAAGGCCCTGCGTAGAGCTCACCCGCGCTTCGATCGGAGGGGAGCTCCTTGACTGAGTTTGTCTCGGGTGTGTGTGAATGCTGAGAGGAGTGGTAGAAGCCATATGGAGGGCTGTAATGTGGTGTGTTTCCGGGTGCTTGGTTTCCTGCTACTGCTTGCTCGAGTAATTTTTGGCTTTTGTTCAGCCTCCAGAGGAGGTAGACTACTGCTGCGATGAGGGCTGCGCCGAGTATGGCGCCTATGGCTATtccggctgttgttgctggggggaggagtcctggttgttgttgttgttgttgaggttggggttgggattgtGGTTGATTGCCGGGTGGGGATGAAGTTGACTCTGGGGTGGTTGTAGATGAAGCGGGCTCTGTGGTGGTTATGGATCGGGATGCTGTCATGGCTGTGCTTTCTGTCGAAGTTGAAGTCAGAGGGGCGGTTGACAATGAGGAAGTCGACGTTttggttgaggatgaagaggtcgagggctggagctggaaagaGATGTACCGAAAAGACTTGGAGTTCCAAGTCGCTGTCGTGACTGGCCGGGCGGGAGGTGCTTCGAACAAGGCCGATTCGTCACTGCAGCAGATACGGTCGAGGAAGCAGCAGTGcgtggtgctgctgtcgttTCCGTTGAGGCAAGGTGTCACGACGATCCCTTGGCGTAGTACTGAGAAGGGAATATGGAGATTAGCTTCTGTTCACCGCAATGCTGTTAACCTGATCGACTGTGCTTACCAGTACAGAAATTGGGACATTCTGGTGACAACCAGTTCTTGTCTGTACAAGAGCCACGGCTCATTCTCCCATCTATCCCCATACATAGCTTGTTTGATAGGCATCCGCCGCCTGATGAAAAGCGACCGCAGCAGACACTGACTTCGGCGTCTGGGTCGCAAGGAGCATCATCTAGTGATTCCCCGCCACCGGGGTAGTAACACTTGTTTACAGCCGTGCATCTATCAATACAATAAAGAAAGAATAGGGTAAACTGTAGGTTTCGTCTCTTCATCATGGTAAGACCAATGGCCAGTTCCGCCAACATCTGACGCAAccagaggaaaagaaaaaaaccaagGAAAAGACAGCTGGAATGGACATGCCATACTAGGGTTCTATTATACCGTGAAAGCTTGTCTATCTCCTCGTGTGGTCGTATGGAGCGGTCCGAAGCTGGGCCTCGACCTTGCAGCCTTATGCGGGCTTCATTTGCCCCTGAACGgcccccaaccaaccgcgCGCGTGCGTTATCGAATGATGATACAAAAGATGAGAGACGCTCCGGAAGATCTGTAACAGAATTGCTGTGCCTCCATTTTATGGCCAATGAGGTCGTTTGTGTTCAACATGTAAGCGGAACTGGCGGTTGTAGGTTACACTCGAGTCGCCTTCGTGGTGGCTCAACAAGGAGAACGACAGCCCTGATGATGGGCTGAAAAATAGTCGCACTGGATTACTCTGGAAgcaaaaaaaagagaaaataCTTTTAAACTTTCGGTTGGACTGCTGTCTCGTGCCCGGGGTTGTCTCTGCTGAAACCATGTTGAAGGCTCTTTAGATACAAGCCGTCAGCTCCACTTACCCTGGTGCTCGCCACAGGTGTGATCCCGCCAAAATGATTAACCTCAGACACTATCTGGATTCTATGGCTGTTTGGGCTTTGAAGCCTCCCTGTCCAACACTTTTGTAAGTGGGGCGAATGTGTTTGATACCAAAGTCTTTTGCTCTGCTGAACGTAAGTGAGGGCGGATGTCTTTGGCACGACATGAAAAGTAGGCAATATTCTGGAATCCGGCATGCAAATTTCTCGGTCCTGGTTATTTGAGATAGATCAATTTGCAAACAGTTCTCTACCTAGCGTGCACTCGGGCTATGACAAGGGAAATTCCATCAGTAGTAGAAGTTGCTGGCCATGTGGTCAGTACTTCAAGAGACAGTAAGGTCAAGCCAGTTCAAAGGCCAATCGAACATCCACATAGCGGTCAGGCCGGGTTACGGTACGGTAAAAAGTGGTGACATACAGAAGTGACCGGGAATTGAAATTCACTCGTTGTGACTAGTTTACTGTTTTGGCTCGCATTACTGTGTGGAAGCGTAGGCTGCCTCTTCATGGGTAAGGGTTTCTCAAACCGAgatccccctcttccctccaAGCTACtcataaaaaaaaaacggtTCACACAACAGTCCATCAATCAGCTCCGTAGCAGACAAGTAAGCAAAACTCCAAGCAAATCTCCCAATTTACTTGCAATGCTCTTCTTCAATCACCAAGAATATGTGCTTCAACTTCTTTTGTCCGCGTCATGTTCCTAGGGGCTTCTTTCTAACAGATCTATTCTGATAGTTCCCCTCCTCGCGTCGCCCATGCACCTCTCGGTCTCGCGTGCCTTGTCCTCTGAGGCCAGTCTTGATCTCTTCCAACTCCtgcctcccacctcccatcaacctcgacctccaGCCATCAGCTTCGTCCATCGACTACCCAACCGCCTCGAAACCAACCACCCTGCATCGGCCACCATCCCCGCCCAAGCTCCCCCGATGTCACAAACTCGCCTCCAGATCCAGAGCATCGCCACAGCTGCAATGTCCGTTCCCCTGGTCTGAATGCTTCCGCATTTCGACTAGGTACCGTCTGTGTACTGCTCCGGGACGTCGGGAACAGCCTTTGCCCCGACGTCCCAGAGTAAGGAAACGAGGTCGTAGGAGCTTCCAAGTGGAACTGGGGTCAGCCTGGGTCTGAGTTGCTTTGACCCAGATTGGTGCCACCTAGGTCTGAGATGCTCTGATCCAGATCGGTGCCACCTAGGTCTGAGGTGCTTGGACTTGGTGTGGTGCCATCTAGGAATGACAGTCTCTGCCGCATCTCCTCCACTGACTCTCCTTCCCGAATTATATCCGTTTCCGGAATCCAGTCTTCGACTGAGGAATTAAATTCGTCATTGGGACCGGCGCCTTGCTGGGGTGCTTCCAAACTGGCCTCTTGCTCCCCAGGTTGGTCGCCTTGCCAGTTGTACGGTGGAATCCGATCTTGCTGGCGAGGAATTTCTCgccaaggcggaggagatacATCAGGAAGAGCACGGCGGTCAGAATATACGGGATATTTTTCTCTCCTTCCGAAAACATCGACTTGTGCTCTTACATCAGGTCCAGGGGCTTGATACGGCAGGTCCCGATTGCCATGCTGTTGGTAACTTCGGACTGGGAGCTGGACGTGGTTTTGAGGAGCCTGGCGTGGGTCAAAGAAGATATCTGCAGGTGGCTGGTATGACTGTTGGGTTCCCTCTACCGCTGGCTGTGCTGGAAGATGTGGTGGAGGCTGGGAGTGGGAATTGTCAGACGGGATCGGTGCTGGCACCAGCTGTGCAAGTCTGTCTTGCCGGGGTGCCCCTTCAACTCGCCTGTTGTCGGAATTCGGGTTtacctcctgctcctgcggcTGCTTTCGTTTCGGGGGACTATCCCTCTGATGGGCGCGGTTCGATTTGACTATCATCGGGCACGGCTGCAAATCCTGGTCTCTCATCGAGCTGAGCCACTCTCTGACCAGATTCTGAGTGCATGTCTCGGCAACGTCTGAGCCGCTTTGTCGCATCTTCCACTGGTCTATAGCTCCCGCTTCATTGGAATCGATATCTCCGTTCCATTTATGCCGGTGGACAAAGCCTCTCCCGCACTTATCATGGGCCGCGATGTACCAGATGCCATCCCGGTCTACGCCTTTGGCTTCGACAGGGGTGCATGCGGCGGTATAAACAAAAACCTCCAGGTCTCCTTGAAAGTCTTGCCCAGGAGTTCGACCAAAGACTGTGAGATCCGACATCAAGTTCCTTGTCAGATACCTTTGCATGTCTTGTGGTATTCCGTCTAGGCGGGGAGAGAAGTTTTGCAGGAAGAAGTGCCAGTTCTTAAGTGGAACGAGCTTTTTTCCTCTAGAGCCTTCATAGGGCATGgtggccttgatctcctcttgctcttctggAAAAGCGACGGCTTGCCCCTGAGATATCTGCTCTGGCGAGATGATCCCTGCGGGTATATACCCCGTGCCGGTTTGGCCCAGTGCCTGAGAGCCGAAAGCATTCTTGGCAGGCATGCCGGGAGCCTGGA is drawn from Podospora pseudocomata strain CBS 415.72m chromosome 1 map unlocalized CBS415.72m_1, whole genome shotgun sequence and contains these coding sequences:
- a CDS encoding uncharacterized protein (COG:S; EggNog:ENOG503P7DP); the encoded protein is MLAELAIGLTMMKRRNLQFTLFFLYCIDRCTAVNKCYYPGGGESLDDAPCDPDAEVSVCCGRFSSGGGCLSNKLCMGIDGRMSRGSCTDKNWLSPECPNFCTVLRQGIVVTPCLNGNDSSTTHCCFLDRICCSDESALFEAPPARPVTTATWNSKSFRYISFQLQPSTSSSSTKTSTSSLSTAPLTSTSTESTAMTASRSITTTEPASSTTTPESTSSPPGNQPQSQPQPQQQQQQPGLLPPATTAGIAIGAILGAALIAAVVYLLWRLNKSQKLLEQAVAGNQAPGNTPHYSPPYGFYHSSQHSHTPETNSVKELPSDRSAGELYAGPLPEGYSFAQRPS
- the PMR1 gene encoding High affinity Ca2+/Mn2+ P-type ATPase-like protein (EggNog:ENOG503NUDF; COG:P), which translates into the protein MDRFTRTNGGDALPIYHNSPVPAQLTIPQAGDRPPSTSPRTTSAQSRSIANEYSYQSPAEVASRLNTSLTQGLTAAEALSRLRDYGPNEIPHAEPEPLWLRFLGQFKEPLIVLLLCSAGLSLLVGNMDDAVSITVAVTIVISVGFLQEYRSEKSIEALNHLVPNHAHLVRKQSSGTTPGARTPNEPTAGASGLATPEEEVLEATSSKVMAAQLVPGDLVLFTTGDRIPADIRVTKAADLTIDASNLTGENAPVRITADARPRQGFASPAPGDASLQLPRPTFAAGNADDKGQNIAYMGTLVKSGHGQGIVFATGGDTHFGTIATSVSGTESPRSPLQLSMDDLGGQLTRMSFGIIGLISIFGWLQGKNLLEIFTISVSLAVAAIPEGLPIIVTVTLALGVHRMAKHNAIVRRMPKVETLGSVNVVCTDKTGTLTTNHMTTTKIWTFGNDDAFNVDSDEELTGKEPDAATHRILRIGNIANNARPARNHNENGPAARAVFSSTQHRGQGSSSYTRWVGQPTDVAMLDLLDRFSLHDVRDSLGPRVAETPFSSERKWMGVVIADGDKEHAYMKGAIDRVLDTCDTYVTDDGREFVMDAGRREEAIQAAEKMARQGLRVLAFANGPVNKSARSKAARSTTPNGRESPNAVGAVEEQYRGLTFAGLVGMSDPPRPGVGRSIRKLMRGCVKVIMITGDGESTALAIGKQLGMAVAVPTEHSSNQITVKPVLRGDELDEMSDEDLARALDHTTIFARTTPEHKMKIIRALQSRGDIVAMTGDGVNDAPALKKADIGIAMGMHGTDVAKEAADMILTDDDFSTILHAIEEGKAIFNNIQNFLTFQLSTSAAGLSLVLICTALGFKSPLNAMQILWINIIMDGPPAQSLGVEAVDKDVMNRPPRRRNDAVLTRPLVSRVLTQAFVIMVGTMLVYTHEMQDGIVTRRDTTMTFTAFVMFDMFNALACRSESKSILRGEVGLFSNTLFNWAVSLSMLGQLLVIYFPWLQEVFQTEALGWRDLAKLVVLCSTVFWVDEGRKWLKYGKRKIGLGGRTGGGYSQAV